In the genome of Ignavibacteriota bacterium, one region contains:
- the pbpC gene encoding penicillin-binding protein 1C — protein sequence MKIKNEKIFTRFIVFILSAIILFAILNLIFPLPDEKIFSKEVLAKDGTLLSAYLSGDDKWRMKTSLNEITPELVKSIIEKEDKYFYWHFGVNPFAIIRAFYSNLLNKKIVSGASTITMQLARIWNPSNRTYLNKFIEIIRAVQIEILYSKKEILEMYLNYLPYGGNIEGVKAASYIYFNRPPNKLSLAQAVTLAVIPNDPNNYRLDKDYSNTKLKRDIWINKFIDEKIFDKKYLIDALYEPLHSNRFPIPKAAPHFCNRMIKVSNGPIIKSTLDLTSQKISEKLLSNYISRNRSKDVSNGAVLIMDNKTRNVLVYCGSADYNDNENAGQVDGITSIRSPGSTLKPFLYAQAFDKGILTPKMKLYDIPMDFGGYEPENFDNRFYGEVTAEFALKNSLNIPAVQLLQKVSINNFIQLLENAGFNRISADKTKLGLSLILGGCGTTLEELVTTYSSFSNKGNFNNLNFLVNRNSSISKKIFSESASFLITKILSGIERPDFPNTLIGETKLPKIAWKTGTSYGKRDAWAIGVNPKYTVGVWLGNFNGKGSPYLSGAEMAVPLLFDLFNSIDYGSDKKWFEIPFELLERKVCEETGLLPTENCKNIIYDYYIENISHHKKCERYKTYLVDEKETKVYCAECLGNNKYKEIAYPILDPELKLWYKKINISIIEPPLHNPECNSKLINSGPKIISPLENYDYYIDRNSDQKILLQAVSASNVLTHYWYINDEFYKKCRAGEKLFFVPKQKSVKIVCTDEKGGSSEIKINFKYY from the coding sequence GTGAAAATTAAAAATGAAAAAATATTTACGCGATTCATTGTATTTATTTTAAGTGCAATTATTTTATTTGCAATTTTAAATTTGATATTTCCGCTGCCCGATGAAAAAATATTTTCCAAGGAAGTTTTAGCGAAAGACGGAACTCTTTTATCAGCTTATCTTTCCGGTGATGACAAATGGAGAATGAAAACTTCTCTAAATGAAATTACGCCGGAATTGGTTAAATCTATAATTGAAAAGGAGGATAAATATTTTTACTGGCACTTTGGTGTAAATCCCTTTGCCATTATACGTGCTTTTTACTCAAATCTATTAAATAAGAAAATCGTTTCCGGCGCGTCGACAATAACTATGCAGTTGGCAAGAATTTGGAATCCGTCAAACAGAACTTACCTTAATAAATTCATTGAAATAATTAGAGCGGTACAAATTGAAATTCTATATTCAAAAAAAGAAATTTTGGAAATGTATTTAAATTATCTTCCATACGGCGGAAATATTGAAGGAGTAAAAGCCGCCTCTTATATTTATTTCAATCGTCCGCCAAATAAATTAAGTCTTGCTCAAGCGGTTACTCTTGCCGTAATTCCAAATGATCCGAATAATTACCGATTGGATAAAGATTATTCGAACACAAAATTAAAAAGAGACATTTGGATAAATAAATTTATCGATGAAAAAATTTTCGATAAAAAGTATTTAATTGACGCGCTCTATGAACCGCTTCATAGTAATAGATTTCCAATTCCCAAAGCCGCTCCGCATTTTTGCAATAGAATGATCAAAGTATCAAACGGACCAATAATAAAAAGCACTTTAGATTTAACAAGTCAGAAAATATCCGAAAAACTTTTATCAAATTATATTTCAAGAAATAGAAGTAAAGATGTTTCAAACGGCGCGGTTCTAATTATGGATAATAAAACTAGGAATGTTTTGGTTTATTGCGGTTCGGCTGATTACAATGATAATGAAAATGCCGGGCAAGTTGACGGCATAACATCTATCCGTTCTCCCGGATCAACATTAAAACCTTTTCTTTACGCGCAAGCATTTGACAAGGGGATTTTAACTCCCAAAATGAAATTGTATGATATTCCAATGGACTTTGGAGGATATGAGCCTGAAAATTTTGATAATAGATTTTACGGAGAAGTAACAGCTGAATTTGCCCTTAAAAATTCTTTAAACATCCCGGCTGTACAACTCCTTCAAAAAGTAAGTATAAATAATTTTATTCAATTGTTGGAAAATGCCGGATTTAATAGAATATCTGCCGATAAAACTAAGTTGGGGCTTTCACTTATTCTCGGCGGATGCGGAACTACTTTGGAAGAGCTTGTAACTACTTATTCTTCATTTTCCAATAAAGGTAATTTTAATAACTTAAATTTTTTAGTAAATAGAAATAGTTCGATTTCTAAAAAAATATTTTCGGAATCTGCTTCTTTCTTAATAACAAAAATCTTATCGGGAATTGAAAGGCCTGATTTCCCAAACACTCTTATCGGCGAAACAAAACTTCCAAAAATTGCTTGGAAAACTGGAACTTCTTACGGGAAAAGAGATGCTTGGGCAATTGGCGTAAATCCCAAATATACAGTTGGAGTTTGGCTTGGAAATTTCAATGGGAAAGGTTCACCTTATTTATCCGGTGCGGAAATGGCAGTTCCACTTTTATTCGACCTTTTCAATTCAATTGATTATGGCTCTGATAAAAAATGGTTTGAAATTCCATTTGAATTATTAGAGAGAAAAGTTTGCGAAGAAACCGGACTACTGCCAACAGAAAATTGTAAAAATATTATTTATGATTATTACATAGAAAACATTTCGCATCATAAAAAATGCGAAAGATATAAAACATATTTAGTTGATGAGAAAGAAACAAAAGTATACTGCGCGGAATGTTTGGGAAACAATAAATATAAAGAAATTGCATATCCCATATTGGATCCCGAATTAAAATTATGGTACAAGAAAATTAATATTAGTATTATAGAACCGCCTTTACATAATCCGGAATGCAACAGCAAGTTGATAAATAGCGGACCAAAAATAATTTCACCTTTGGAAAATTATGATTATTATATAGATAGAAATTCAGACCAAAAAATTTTATTGCAAGCGGTTTCGGCTTCAAATGTTTTAACACATTATTGGTATATTAATGATGAATTTTATAAAAAATGCAGAGCGGGAGAAAAATTATTTTTTGTACCGAAACAAAAGTCGGTAAAAATTGTATGTACAGATGAAAAAGGTGGGTCAAGCGAAATTAAAATTAATTTTAAATATTACTAA
- a CDS encoding SDR family oxidoreductase, protein MNIENKVILVTGGSSGIGLSTAVMLKEKGANVIITGRNKSKLDEAIEKYGFTGFVSDVSKENEVIELFEKIKNKFGTLDVLVNNAGFGYFETLENVNFEKFNNVLQTNVIGAALAAREAAKIFKTKNGGDIINIASTAATKGFAGGTSYVASKFALRGMTECWRAELRPFNIRVILINPSEVQTDFVVNSGRPGRNFNPTKLLGEDIAHSILSALEMNDRGFITELTVFATNPKD, encoded by the coding sequence ATGAATATAGAAAATAAAGTTATATTAGTAACCGGAGGGAGTTCGGGTATTGGACTATCAACCGCGGTTATGCTAAAAGAAAAAGGCGCAAATGTTATAATTACCGGAAGAAATAAATCCAAACTTGACGAGGCAATTGAAAAATATGGATTTACCGGATTTGTTTCCGATGTTTCAAAGGAAAATGAAGTTATTGAGCTTTTTGAAAAAATTAAAAATAAGTTTGGAACTTTGGATGTATTGGTCAACAATGCGGGATTTGGTTATTTTGAAACCCTAGAAAATGTTAATTTTGAAAAATTTAATAATGTTTTACAGACAAACGTGATCGGTGCCGCGTTGGCTGCAAGAGAAGCTGCAAAAATATTTAAGACCAAAAATGGCGGAGATATTATTAATATTGCTTCAACGGCGGCTACAAAAGGTTTTGCCGGAGGAACTTCTTATGTCGCGTCAAAATTTGCTCTGCGCGGAATGACTGAATGTTGGAGAGCTGAATTAAGGCCTTTTAACATTCGAGTTATATTGATAAATCCCTCTGAAGTACAAACCGATTTTGTTGTTAACTCAGGCAGACCAGGTAGAAATTTTAATCCAACAAAATTGCTTGGTGAAGATATCGCGCATTCCATTTTATCGGCGTTAGAAATGAATGACAGAGGATTTATAACAGAATTAACAGTTTTTGCGACAAACCCGAAAGATTAA
- the rpiA gene encoding ribose-5-phosphate isomerase RpiA has protein sequence MIEEYKKLAAEKAVDEIKSGMVIGLGSGSTFYYALQKIGSLLKDGKLKDIAAIPSSLTSEKLAKELNIPIITFNEKQEIDVTIDGADEVDKYLNLIKGGGAAHLREKVIAQASKKLIIVVDETKLSEKLGTNWAVPVEVLQFAFPLEKKFIDSINGKPTLRLYQNGSPVITDEGNFILDADFGIIQNPFELAEKLENRAGIVEHGLFLNLATKVIVAGKEGIKILEK, from the coding sequence ATGATTGAAGAATATAAAAAACTAGCAGCTGAAAAAGCGGTTGATGAAATTAAATCCGGAATGGTAATTGGCTTAGGTTCAGGAAGTACATTTTATTATGCACTTCAGAAAATTGGAAGCCTGCTTAAAGATGGAAAATTAAAAGACATTGCCGCTATTCCAAGCTCCTTGACCAGCGAAAAACTAGCTAAAGAATTAAATATTCCCATAATTACATTTAACGAAAAGCAAGAGATTGATGTAACAATTGACGGCGCTGATGAAGTTGATAAATATCTTAATTTGATTAAAGGCGGAGGCGCAGCACATTTGCGTGAAAAGGTTATTGCGCAAGCAAGTAAAAAGTTAATAATTGTAGTTGATGAAACTAAACTGTCTGAAAAATTGGGAACGAACTGGGCTGTTCCAGTTGAAGTTTTACAATTTGCGTTTCCGCTTGAAAAGAAATTTATCGATTCAATTAATGGAAAGCCGACATTGCGTTTATATCAAAATGGCAGTCCGGTAATTACGGACGAAGGCAACTTTATTTTAGATGCTGATTTTGGAATTATTCAAAATCCATTTGAACTTGCTGAAAAGTTGGAAAATAGAGCAGGAATAGTTGAACACGGACTATTTCTAAATCTTGCGACAAAAGTTATAGTAGCTGGTAAAGAAGGAATTAAAATTTTAGAAAAATAA
- a CDS encoding ATP-binding cassette domain-containing protein, giving the protein MSVTVSNLTKKYQTQRAVDNISFEVKTGEVLGFLGPNGAGKTTTMKIITGYMAPSEGDAKVNGISVLEEPEKVKKMIGYLPESNPLYHDMPVLEYLEFIAELQNVPKEKIKDRIAQMVKICGLNVEKHKKIGELSKGYKQRVGLAQALIHDPEILILDEPTTGLDPNQIVEIRNLIREIGREKTVILSTHILPEVEATCDRILIINDGKIVADGTSESLRKQAQGQEILKVGISEANDKNTVIKEMQNLSTVAMVDPLNESDFTFYVNSKKEVSSKKEIFEMCVKNKWILSELTPIETKLEDIFRDLTTN; this is encoded by the coding sequence ATGAGCGTTACTGTATCGAATCTAACCAAAAAATATCAAACACAAAGAGCTGTTGACAATATTTCATTTGAAGTTAAAACCGGTGAAGTATTAGGTTTTCTTGGTCCAAACGGAGCCGGAAAAACTACAACTATGAAAATAATTACCGGTTACATGGCTCCTTCGGAAGGCGATGCAAAGGTCAATGGAATTTCAGTTTTGGAAGAACCGGAAAAAGTAAAAAAAATGATTGGCTATTTGCCCGAAAGTAATCCGCTCTACCATGATATGCCGGTCTTGGAATATTTGGAATTCATTGCCGAACTTCAAAATGTTCCGAAAGAAAAAATTAAAGACAGAATTGCGCAAATGGTGAAAATTTGCGGATTAAACGTAGAGAAACATAAAAAGATTGGTGAACTTTCAAAAGGATATAAGCAGAGAGTCGGGCTTGCACAGGCATTGATACACGATCCTGAAATCTTAATACTTGATGAACCAACAACAGGATTGGATCCCAACCAAATAGTTGAAATTAGAAATTTGATCAGAGAAATAGGGAGAGAAAAAACAGTAATTCTCAGTACGCATATTTTACCGGAAGTTGAAGCTACTTGTGATAGAATATTAATTATTAATGACGGCAAAATAGTAGCCGACGGTACTTCGGAAAGTTTAAGAAAACAAGCTCAAGGACAAGAAATATTAAAAGTCGGAATTAGCGAAGCAAACGACAAAAATACAGTTATTAAGGAAATGCAGAATTTATCAACAGTTGCGATGGTTGATCCTTTAAACGAAAGTGATTTTACTTTTTACGTTAACAGTAAAAAAGAAGTCAGTTCTAAAAAAGAAATTTTTGAAATGTGTGTTAAAAACAAATGGATATTATCGGAACTAACGCCTATTGAAACTAAACTTGAAGATATTTTTAGAGATTTAACAACAAATTAG
- a CDS encoding ABC transporter permease subunit: MKPVWVIAKKEFRSFFDSLTAYIILVVFLGLSGFFTWLYGSDIFFIGQATLMPFFSVAYWTLFFFIPALTMKMLAEERKTGTLELLLTKPITDWQIIAGKFLAVLMLIGVALLLTIPYYISISMLGKVDHGSVWSGYFGMILMSAAFISIGLFASSITNNQIVAFLVALFIGVFFLIIFDVLSSSFTGTAAYIFNYLSLSTHYESISRGVIDSKDLVYFLSITAIGLLLADSVLSKRNIVE, encoded by the coding sequence ATGAAACCAGTTTGGGTAATTGCAAAAAAAGAATTCAGATCATTTTTTGATTCGCTTACAGCTTATATTATTTTAGTTGTGTTTTTAGGTCTAAGCGGATTTTTTACATGGCTTTACGGTTCGGATATATTCTTTATAGGTCAAGCAACACTTATGCCTTTTTTCTCTGTCGCATATTGGACGCTGTTCTTTTTCATTCCTGCCTTAACAATGAAAATGCTTGCGGAAGAAAGAAAGACCGGAACATTAGAATTACTGTTAACAAAACCAATTACCGACTGGCAGATTATCGCGGGAAAATTCTTAGCCGTTTTGATGTTAATAGGCGTAGCGTTGCTTTTAACAATTCCATATTATATAAGTATTTCTATGCTCGGGAAAGTAGATCACGGTTCGGTTTGGAGCGGTTATTTCGGAATGATTCTAATGAGTGCCGCATTCATAAGCATCGGATTATTTGCCAGCAGTATAACAAACAATCAAATTGTAGCATTTTTGGTTGCACTTTTTATCGGAGTTTTCTTCCTAATTATTTTTGATGTTTTATCTTCAAGTTTTACAGGTACAGCGGCTTACATTTTTAATTATTTAAGTTTATCAACTCATTACGAATCAATATCAAGAGGTGTTATTGATTCAAAAGATTTAGTTTATTTTTTATCAATTACTGCTATTGGATTATTATTGGCAGATTCAGTCCTTTCAAAAAGAAATATAGTTGAGTAA
- a CDS encoding Gldg family protein: protein MLTKKKIQTTLFLVIAILILLNILSSRYFFRIDLTEDQRYSLSDATKDILKNLKEPVTVTAYFSEDLPPDIEKVRQDFKDMLIEYSNRSNGNVVYEFINPNKDQEVEMKAQQSGISPIMINVRDKDQVKQQKAYLGALLQMGENKEPIPFIQPGSAMEYSLSTAIKKLSVTNKPVIGFLQGHGEPDLSQLIQLRQQLNVMYDEKTVALSDTSNIPSDIKTLVVIAPSDSIIDRDYNYLDEFLARGGRLLLAINTVKGNFQNATGELVKTGISKWLKKYGVSVEDNFVIDAKCSSVMVQQNQGMFRMNIPISFPYLPIISKFEEHPITKGLEAVIFPFVSSLTIAPKDTSIKYSKLAASSDKSSLETLPLFFDIQKQWGSQDFGMSNIPVAVAMEGKIANNTYSKMVVFSDGDFAVNGDAQQGQQLQPDNVNLMTNSIDWLSDDTGLIELRTKGVTARPLDAQLEDGTKTLIKYANFIIPIAIIIVFGFVRFQYKKKIRNIIKSTDYV from the coding sequence ATGTTAACAAAGAAAAAAATTCAAACCACTCTTTTTTTAGTAATCGCTATCTTAATTTTGTTAAATATTCTTTCGTCAAGATATTTTTTTAGAATTGATTTAACGGAAGATCAAAGATACTCATTAAGCGATGCGACAAAAGATATTTTAAAGAATCTTAAAGAACCGGTTACTGTTACCGCATATTTTTCGGAAGATTTACCTCCGGATATTGAAAAAGTACGCCAAGATTTTAAAGATATGCTGATTGAATATTCAAACCGATCAAATGGAAATGTTGTTTATGAGTTTATAAATCCAAACAAAGATCAAGAAGTTGAAATGAAAGCTCAGCAATCCGGTATTTCTCCAATAATGATTAACGTTAGAGATAAAGATCAAGTAAAACAGCAAAAAGCATATTTAGGCGCTTTGCTTCAAATGGGCGAAAACAAAGAACCAATACCTTTTATTCAGCCTGGCTCGGCAATGGAATATTCATTATCGACCGCAATAAAGAAATTATCTGTAACCAATAAACCGGTTATCGGATTTTTACAAGGACACGGCGAACCGGATTTAAGTCAATTAATACAATTAAGACAACAGCTTAATGTCATGTACGATGAAAAAACAGTTGCTCTTTCTGATACTTCCAATATACCTAGTGATATTAAGACTCTCGTAGTTATTGCTCCATCTGATTCAATTATTGACAGAGATTACAATTATTTAGATGAATTTTTGGCAAGGGGCGGAAGACTGCTTTTGGCAATAAATACAGTTAAAGGAAATTTTCAAAACGCGACCGGTGAACTTGTTAAAACCGGAATTTCAAAATGGTTAAAAAAATATGGTGTTTCCGTTGAAGATAATTTTGTAATTGACGCAAAATGCAGCAGTGTTATGGTTCAGCAGAATCAAGGAATGTTTAGGATGAATATTCCAATTAGTTTTCCATATTTGCCAATCATTTCTAAATTTGAAGAACATCCAATCACAAAGGGATTGGAAGCTGTTATATTTCCATTTGTAAGTTCATTAACAATTGCGCCGAAAGATACGAGCATCAAATATTCGAAATTAGCTGCTTCCTCCGATAAATCTTCTTTGGAAACTTTACCTTTATTTTTTGATATTCAAAAACAATGGGGAAGTCAAGATTTTGGAATGTCGAATATTCCGGTTGCGGTTGCAATGGAAGGAAAAATCGCTAATAACACTTATTCAAAAATGGTAGTTTTTAGCGACGGAGATTTTGCGGTTAACGGAGATGCTCAGCAAGGACAGCAATTACAGCCGGATAATGTTAATTTGATGACAAACTCAATTGACTGGCTTTCTGATGATACGGGTTTGATTGAACTTAGAACCAAAGGCGTTACTGCGCGACCGTTAGACGCACAATTGGAAGACGGTACTAAAACTTTAATAAAATACGCAAATTTTATAATTCCAATTGCAATTATTATTGTGTTTGGATTTGTAAGATTTCAGTATAAGAAAAAAATTAGAAACATTATAAAATCAACTGATTATGTTTAA
- a CDS encoding DUF4340 domain-containing protein, with the protein MFNKNSNKLLWIVLAILVIAVILIFSNESTKNERTFKEELVSIDTSKVTSISIYPKSLQGKEVRLIKEKTLWKVTSELGKIYTVPETKIKNLINQLIMIKPERVAARSKDKWKEYQIDSASTRIEVNEGSKKVLDLMIGKFAFQQPRTMTTFVKLAGDNDIYEVSGFLDMFFNRNADSYKDETVIKSERQKWNKLKFESVNPDSSFELVKINNVWFADGSKTDSVKTDNVLNAIERISNSNYKNIDKASLPNFTSKLTIDVENSSPIIISAYRDSTNYIIESSLNKENYFDGKNIGGKIFFRKNTLF; encoded by the coding sequence ATGTTTAATAAAAACTCAAACAAACTGCTGTGGATAGTTTTGGCAATTTTAGTAATTGCCGTAATATTAATTTTCTCAAACGAATCCACAAAGAATGAAAGAACTTTCAAAGAAGAATTAGTTTCAATAGATACATCCAAGGTAACTAGTATTTCGATTTATCCTAAATCTCTTCAAGGTAAAGAAGTTCGACTCATAAAAGAAAAAACTTTATGGAAAGTAACTTCCGAATTGGGAAAAATATATACCGTACCGGAAACAAAAATAAAGAATTTGATTAATCAATTGATTATGATTAAACCTGAACGCGTTGCCGCGCGAAGTAAAGATAAATGGAAAGAATATCAAATTGATTCGGCTTCCACAAGAATTGAAGTTAATGAAGGCAGTAAAAAAGTCTTGGATTTGATGATCGGTAAATTTGCTTTTCAGCAGCCAAGGACAATGACAACTTTTGTTAAACTTGCCGGTGATAACGATATATATGAAGTTAGCGGCTTTTTAGATATGTTTTTTAACAGAAACGCCGATAGTTATAAAGATGAAACCGTTATTAAATCTGAAAGACAAAAATGGAATAAATTAAAATTTGAATCTGTCAATCCTGACAGCTCATTTGAATTGGTAAAAATTAATAATGTATGGTTTGCAGATGGAAGCAAGACGGATTCGGTAAAAACTGATAATGTATTAAATGCGATTGAAAGAATTTCTAACTCCAATTATAAAAACATTGATAAAGCATCATTGCCTAATTTTACATCAAAACTTACTATAGATGTTGAAAATTCAAGTCCAATAATTATTTCCGCCTACAGAGATTCAACAAATTATATTATTGAGTCTTCGTTGAACAAAGAAAATTATTTTGACGGAAAAAATATAGGCGGCAAAATATTCTTCAGAAAAAATACTTTGTTTTAA
- a CDS encoding NAD(P)H-dependent oxidoreductase, which translates to MKIAVVNGSAQNRNYISFCINCIVKVLEKNIDVSIVKIDLKDFSLPFPGEKIEKDDSVKLRKLLKSADSYIIGTPEYNGSFSAKLKLMFENASYPSEMKDKPISLFGIASGSIGAIKSLEHLRSVCSHIGSFVLPRVVSIANIEEKFDENGKCIDINVTRDLHNLAKKHVEFCNPIKIF; encoded by the coding sequence ATGAAAATTGCTGTGGTTAACGGCAGTGCGCAAAATAGAAATTATATTTCATTTTGTATAAACTGCATAGTAAAAGTTTTAGAAAAAAATATAGATGTTTCAATTGTAAAAATTGACTTGAAAGATTTCAGTTTACCTTTTCCCGGTGAAAAAATAGAGAAGGACGATTCAGTCAAACTTCGCAAACTTTTAAAATCAGCCGATTCATATATTATAGGCACTCCCGAATACAACGGTTCGTTTTCGGCAAAATTAAAATTAATGTTCGAAAACGCAAGTTATCCTTCCGAAATGAAAGATAAACCTATAAGTTTATTCGGCATCGCCAGCGGATCGATTGGCGCAATAAAATCATTGGAACATTTGAGAAGTGTTTGCTCGCATATCGGCAGTTTTGTTTTGCCAAGAGTAGTATCAATCGCAAATATTGAAGAGAAATTCGACGAAAATGGTAAATGTATCGATATAAATGTAACAAGGGATTTACATAATTTAGCAAAGAAACATGTGGAATTTTGTAATCCGATAAAAATATTTTAA
- a CDS encoding thioredoxin domain-containing protein, with protein sequence MTKKNKKFENQLIWEKSPYLLQHSHNPVNWFGWNESAFNKAENENKPIFLSIGYSTCHWCHVMERESFEDEEVANLMNDVFVSIKVDREERPDIDNLYMSVCQMITGHGGWPLTIIMTPEKKPFYAGTYLPKNSFGNRVGMIDLVKRVGEIWKNQKQEINDSADKITSYINSEHNINLTDFTNPQILDTAFLEFQKKFDNDFGGFGDRPKFASPHNLLFLLRYFRKTKNDDAKYMVEKTLIEMRKGGIFDHLGFGFHRYSTDRKWFLPHFEKMIYDQAMLIIAYAETFQLTKNDFFKKTAEEIITYIFRDMKSPEDGFYSAEDADSEGEEGKFYTWTKNEILKILGDQNGEKFSQIFNVKENGNYYEESTGELINKNILFTNEIADNNNIDNYRTKLFLFRESRIHPFKDDKILTDWNGLTIAALAIAGRIFDNKKIIDTAEKSVQFILKNLISKDGDLLHRYRDGDSSIDAKIDDYAFFIWGLLELYESTNKTFYLEKSIELTGKLISGFWDTENNSGFFFTDENSELIVRTKEFYDGAVPSGNSVMFSNLIKLFHITGNQKYKEFAELLNKTYKSSVEKVPISFGYFLSGLIFQLNNTKEILLVGEKENPLTKQMLKIINEDFNPNKVVICLDKSDPYYDKLLQTAEYLKNYKMINEKTTAYICENFECNLPVNNIDDFIKLFNKS encoded by the coding sequence ATGACAAAGAAAAACAAAAAGTTTGAAAATCAATTAATTTGGGAAAAAAGTCCATATTTGCTTCAACATTCACACAACCCGGTTAATTGGTTTGGCTGGAACGAAAGCGCGTTTAATAAAGCAGAAAATGAAAACAAACCGATTTTTTTATCAATAGGATATTCTACTTGTCATTGGTGTCACGTAATGGAGAGAGAATCTTTTGAAGATGAAGAAGTTGCAAATTTAATGAATGATGTTTTTGTTTCCATTAAAGTAGATAGAGAAGAAAGACCCGATATTGATAATTTGTACATGTCGGTTTGTCAAATGATAACAGGACACGGCGGCTGGCCTTTAACAATAATTATGACACCGGAAAAAAAACCTTTTTATGCCGGAACGTATTTACCAAAAAATTCATTTGGCAATAGAGTCGGAATGATTGACCTTGTAAAAAGAGTTGGTGAAATTTGGAAAAATCAAAAACAAGAGATTAATGATTCCGCCGATAAAATAACTTCATATATTAATTCCGAACATAATATTAATTTAACTGATTTTACAAATCCCCAAATTTTGGATACCGCATTTTTAGAATTTCAAAAAAAATTTGATAATGACTTTGGCGGTTTTGGAGATAGGCCGAAATTTGCATCACCGCATAATTTGCTTTTTTTATTGAGATATTTTAGAAAGACAAAAAATGACGACGCAAAATATATGGTTGAAAAGACTTTGATTGAAATGAGAAAAGGGGGAATTTTTGACCATTTAGGTTTTGGATTTCATCGCTATTCAACTGATAGAAAATGGTTTCTTCCTCATTTTGAAAAAATGATATATGATCAGGCGATGTTAATTATTGCCTACGCTGAAACATTTCAACTGACCAAAAACGATTTTTTCAAAAAAACCGCGGAAGAAATAATTACTTATATATTTCGTGATATGAAATCGCCGGAAGACGGATTTTATTCAGCTGAAGACGCCGACAGCGAAGGCGAAGAAGGAAAATTCTATACATGGACGAAAAATGAAATATTAAAAATTTTAGGTGATCAAAACGGAGAAAAATTTTCTCAAATTTTTAACGTGAAGGAAAATGGAAATTATTACGAAGAATCAACCGGTGAACTAATAAATAAAAATATATTGTTTACAAATGAAATTGCGGATAACAATAACATAGATAATTATAGAACAAAATTATTTTTATTTAGAGAAAGCAGAATACATCCATTTAAAGATGATAAAATTTTGACCGATTGGAACGGATTAACAATAGCGGCGCTGGCAATTGCCGGAAGAATTTTTGATAATAAAAAAATAATTGATACCGCTGAAAAATCCGTTCAGTTCATATTAAAAAATCTTATTTCAAAAGATGGGGATCTTCTTCATAGATATAGAGACGGCGACTCTTCTATTGACGCTAAGATTGATGATTACGCATTTTTTATTTGGGGATTATTGGAATTATATGAATCGACTAATAAGACATTTTATTTGGAAAAATCTATTGAACTAACGGGTAAATTAATTTCCGGTTTTTGGGATACTGAAAATAATTCGGGTTTCTTTTTTACAGATGAAAATTCAGAATTAATTGTAAGAACCAAAGAATTTTACGACGGAGCCGTTCCTTCGGGTAATTCCGTTATGTTCAGTAATTTAATAAAATTGTTTCACATTACGGGAAATCAAAAGTATAAAGAATTTGCCGAATTATTAAACAAGACTTATAAAAGTTCGGTAGAAAAAGTCCCGATCAGTTTTGGTTATTTTTTATCGGGGTTAATTTTTCAATTAAATAATACCAAGGAAATTTTATTAGTCGGCGAAAAAGAAAATCCGCTTACAAAACAAATGCTGAAAATAATAAATGAAGATTTTAATCCGAATAAGGTTGTAATTTGCTTGGATAAATCCGATCCATATTATGATAAATTACTTCAAACGGCAGAGTATTTGAAAAATTACAAAATGATAAACGAAAAAACCACGGCTTATATCTGTGAAAATTTTGAATGCAATTTGCCAGTTAATAACATTGACGATTTTATAAAATTATTTAATAAGTCTTAA